In the Natronolimnobius baerhuensis genome, one interval contains:
- a CDS encoding LolA family protein, with amino-acid sequence MTTRRVAALCGVLILMALVSGCVTVPSSDDPGSEADPDPEALFEGIFVYDDALEDVDGVVTGEWGGYNQTLSERERIQERPYTDSRTETLESTATDQPTPVFISNDTTRWWYYPDGEQADRYVPEGAPYDDNEIRTERATMAETERERYDLEYGGTDQIADREAHVLDLEPKNESVETGVSVLVGDSTYVFALETVDYEDEDELRTVSHTVWLDAEYNYPLKEAVVWERDDGSEYRITEGFESVTFNSGLEEETFEFEPPDDVDVYELE; translated from the coding sequence ATGACAACGCGACGAGTCGCGGCGCTTTGTGGTGTCCTCATCCTGATGGCACTTGTCAGCGGCTGCGTCACCGTTCCCTCGAGCGACGACCCTGGCTCAGAAGCGGATCCTGACCCTGAAGCGCTCTTCGAGGGGATTTTCGTCTACGATGACGCCCTCGAGGACGTCGATGGCGTCGTCACGGGCGAGTGGGGAGGCTACAATCAGACGCTGTCCGAGCGTGAGCGGATTCAGGAACGGCCCTACACTGATTCTCGGACAGAAACGCTCGAGTCAACGGCGACGGACCAGCCGACGCCAGTGTTCATCTCAAACGACACAACGCGCTGGTGGTACTATCCTGACGGAGAGCAGGCTGATCGCTACGTTCCCGAGGGCGCGCCGTACGACGACAACGAGATTCGCACAGAACGAGCAACGATGGCTGAGACGGAACGCGAGCGCTACGATCTCGAGTACGGAGGCACGGACCAAATTGCAGACCGAGAGGCACACGTTCTCGACCTCGAGCCGAAAAACGAGTCCGTCGAGACTGGCGTGTCAGTCCTCGTCGGCGATTCGACGTACGTCTTCGCACTCGAGACAGTCGACTACGAGGACGAAGACGAACTCCGAACCGTGTCACATACGGTGTGGCTCGATGCGGAGTATAACTATCCGCTCAAGGAAGCAGTCGTCTGGGAGCGAGACGATGGCTCGGAGTATCGAATCACCGAGGGCTTCGAGTCAGTGACGTTCAATTCTGGCCTCGAGGAAGAGACCTTTGAGTTCGAACCGCCGGATGACGTCGATGTCTACGAACTCGAGTAA
- a CDS encoding mechanosensitive ion channel family protein: MSGGSIGPAVGSGFLQASEQADELGPIGQGLDSVLGDAALAASIAGVVRFAAAFVAIWLIGRLLIVPLVGRTFDRRELDTHAQKPLLKITKLGMLFVAVSVAFGFGGYGNFLVSMAGIAAAGALALGLALQNVISNFVAGVFIFTDRPFKIGDWIEWDGGEYAGTVEDISLRVTRVRTFDNELLTVPNSALTEDTIKNPVDADKLRMKFVFGIGYDDDIQQATDIIIDEAERHPDIMNEPGPSVRLTELNDSDVGLQSRFWIATPSRSDFVRIKGEYVTDVKRRFDEEGIDIPYPVHTLEGGLALEGSSTVAQPAE, translated from the coding sequence ATGAGTGGCGGGTCGATAGGGCCGGCAGTCGGAAGCGGGTTCTTGCAAGCGAGTGAGCAGGCCGACGAGTTGGGGCCAATCGGTCAGGGACTCGATTCCGTACTCGGAGACGCAGCGCTCGCAGCGAGCATCGCAGGCGTCGTTCGGTTCGCCGCCGCGTTCGTTGCGATCTGGCTGATCGGCCGGCTCCTCATCGTGCCACTGGTCGGGCGGACGTTCGACCGACGCGAGTTGGATACACACGCCCAGAAGCCGCTGTTGAAGATTACGAAACTCGGCATGTTGTTCGTGGCTGTTTCGGTCGCGTTCGGCTTCGGTGGCTACGGCAACTTCCTCGTCTCGATGGCCGGGATTGCCGCAGCCGGGGCACTTGCCCTCGGACTGGCGCTGCAGAACGTCATCTCGAACTTCGTCGCCGGCGTGTTCATCTTCACGGACCGTCCGTTCAAAATCGGCGACTGGATCGAGTGGGACGGCGGCGAGTACGCCGGCACCGTCGAGGACATCAGCCTCCGCGTCACGCGCGTTCGAACCTTCGATAACGAACTGCTGACCGTGCCGAACTCGGCGCTCACCGAAGACACGATCAAAAATCCCGTCGACGCGGATAAGCTTCGGATGAAGTTCGTCTTCGGTATCGGCTACGACGACGACATCCAGCAGGCGACGGACATCATCATCGACGAGGCCGAACGTCACCCGGACATTATGAACGAACCCGGCCCAAGCGTCCGGCTGACCGAACTCAACGACTCCGACGTTGGGCTCCAGTCACGGTTCTGGATCGCGACTCCCTCGAGATCGGATTTCGTCCGCATCAAAGGCGAGTACGTCACTGACGTCAAGCGGCGCTTCGACGAAGAAGGGATTGACATCCCGTATCCCGTCCACACGCTCGAGGGCGGCCTCGCACTCGAGGGCTCATCGACCGTCGCCCAGCCAGCAGAATAA
- a CDS encoding geranylgeranylglycerol-phosphate geranylgeranyltransferase, which yields MAVGETIRGLLELTRPGNVIAASVLTFIGAFVAGGVLDNHLEVAAAVAATGLAVGGGNAINDYFDREIDQINQPERAIPRGAVSPRGALAFSFALFGAAVVLAVTLPWAAIAIAVINLLALLAYTEFFKGLPGVGNALVAYLVGSTFLFGGAAVGEIGPAIVLAVLAATATLTREIIKDVEDIDGDRAEGLNTLPIAIGERRALVVAAGLLVIAVIASPLPYALDYFGVAYLVIVFPAALLMFYAAYESFEDPTASQTHLKYGMFLAALAFIIGRGALEIGGI from the coding sequence ATGGCAGTCGGGGAAACGATTCGGGGGCTACTCGAGTTGACGCGACCGGGGAACGTGATCGCGGCAAGTGTATTGACTTTTATTGGGGCGTTCGTTGCCGGTGGGGTCCTCGACAATCACCTCGAGGTTGCAGCGGCGGTTGCAGCCACAGGGTTGGCAGTCGGTGGTGGCAACGCGATCAACGATTACTTCGACCGAGAGATCGATCAGATCAATCAGCCCGAGCGAGCGATTCCTCGCGGTGCGGTCAGTCCGCGTGGGGCACTTGCGTTCAGTTTCGCTCTCTTTGGGGCTGCGGTTGTGCTCGCGGTGACGCTACCCTGGGCAGCGATTGCGATTGCGGTGATTAATCTGCTTGCGCTGCTCGCGTACACGGAGTTCTTCAAGGGGTTGCCGGGCGTTGGAAATGCGCTGGTCGCGTATCTCGTCGGAAGTACATTTCTCTTCGGTGGAGCTGCAGTCGGCGAAATCGGGCCAGCGATTGTCCTTGCAGTGTTGGCGGCAACGGCAACACTCACTCGAGAAATCATCAAAGACGTCGAGGATATCGACGGTGATCGAGCCGAGGGGCTGAACACGCTGCCAATCGCAATCGGAGAACGGCGTGCACTGGTCGTTGCAGCCGGCTTGCTCGTTATCGCAGTGATTGCAAGCCCGCTCCCCTATGCACTCGACTACTTCGGCGTCGCGTATCTGGTGATTGTCTTCCCTGCGGCGCTGTTGATGTTCTATGCCGCCTACGAGAGTTTCGAGGACCCGACAGCCAGCCAAACACATCTCAAGTACGGGATGTTCCTTGCTGCTCTGGCGTTTATCATCGGCCGTGGCGCACTCGAGATCGGCGGGATCTAG
- a CDS encoding ABC transporter substrate-binding protein yields the protein MPTPSALTSEADDSGSSSLSRRAMLSATAGLTVSTSGCIRQFRSAVNRDGYDPLSLTITTVPADGDRESIQLSRAIRDVLETAGIDVSIDMRADEEFRRSILLTHDYDIYVGEHPGDADPAFLYETLHSQFAEEAGWQNPFGFTNLFVDERLEAQRSATDDERAEAVTDSLEAVATEQPFIPICVPTEYRVARTDRIDGWGADDRHPTTALGYLGLETTADTDDEAFELRAAHTDARPSQNLNPLSVEYRNRGTVVDLVYDSLAVESATNFETHALDSDAAAAVADDETAVTESTAADPDNDTDVDDQTTDLIPWLAANWEWDDDTMTIELREDCLFHDGEPVTATDVAFTYEFLADTTLGADGAPAPTPRYRGRVDAIDSVALDDADDYRLEVTVSTSQNVGERALTVPILPEHIWRERTSSPSVPGVHVAPGTTDALITDNVPPVGSGPFEFESRTDREHVTFERFDDHFTLREDVDLPEPTVDEFRIQIDPRSTSAIALVADGDADVTTTPLESYVVDDVLEDTADDVAVLESASWSFYHLGFNSRRAPFGNPNFRRAVARLIDKEWLVESVFDGHARPIATPVTDEWTPESLAWDGNDPETPFVGTDGEIEASTARTLFEDAGFSYDTDGNLRVRD from the coding sequence ATGCCCACACCATCCGCACTTACATCCGAGGCCGACGACTCTGGTTCCAGTTCACTGAGCCGCCGCGCAATGCTTTCGGCGACCGCCGGCCTTACTGTCTCGACCAGCGGCTGTATTCGCCAGTTTCGAAGCGCGGTCAACCGCGACGGCTACGATCCACTCTCCCTGACGATTACGACCGTCCCTGCCGACGGCGACCGCGAAAGCATCCAACTCTCTCGAGCAATCAGAGACGTCCTCGAGACGGCAGGAATCGACGTTTCGATTGATATGCGCGCTGACGAGGAGTTTCGCCGGTCAATTTTGCTCACCCACGACTACGACATCTACGTCGGCGAACATCCCGGCGACGCCGACCCAGCCTTTCTCTATGAAACGCTTCACTCACAGTTCGCCGAGGAAGCAGGTTGGCAGAACCCATTCGGATTTACGAATCTCTTCGTCGACGAGCGCCTCGAGGCCCAACGCAGTGCTACCGATGACGAGCGCGCCGAGGCCGTGACAGATTCACTCGAGGCGGTCGCGACCGAACAGCCGTTCATTCCAATCTGCGTGCCGACCGAGTATCGAGTCGCCAGAACCGACCGCATCGATGGCTGGGGGGCGGACGACCGTCACCCGACGACCGCACTGGGCTATCTGGGCCTCGAGACGACTGCGGATACCGACGATGAGGCGTTCGAACTCCGGGCAGCACATACGGACGCCCGCCCGTCACAGAATCTCAACCCCCTCTCGGTGGAGTATCGGAACCGCGGGACAGTCGTCGATCTCGTCTACGATTCGCTCGCTGTCGAATCGGCGACAAATTTCGAGACGCACGCACTCGACTCCGACGCGGCCGCAGCGGTCGCCGACGACGAGACGGCCGTGACGGAGTCGACAGCTGCGGACCCAGACAACGATACTGACGTGGACGACCAGACTACTGACCTCATCCCTTGGCTTGCCGCCAATTGGGAGTGGGACGACGACACCATGACAATCGAGTTGCGCGAGGACTGTCTGTTCCACGACGGCGAACCCGTCACCGCCACAGACGTCGCGTTCACCTACGAGTTCCTGGCAGATACGACGCTTGGTGCTGATGGCGCACCAGCACCCACCCCTCGCTACCGCGGTCGAGTCGATGCTATCGACTCGGTTGCACTGGACGACGCCGACGACTACCGCCTCGAGGTGACGGTTTCGACCAGCCAGAACGTTGGCGAGCGCGCACTCACTGTCCCAATTCTTCCCGAGCACATCTGGCGTGAGCGCACGAGTTCCCCAAGCGTTCCGGGCGTCCACGTCGCCCCGGGAACGACCGATGCACTCATCACGGACAACGTCCCGCCGGTCGGCAGCGGCCCGTTCGAATTTGAGAGCCGAACCGACCGCGAACACGTTACGTTCGAGCGCTTTGACGATCACTTCACGCTCCGAGAGGATGTTGACCTCCCCGAACCGACCGTCGATGAGTTCCGCATCCAGATCGACCCGCGAAGTACCTCCGCAATCGCGCTCGTCGCAGACGGCGACGCAGACGTGACGACAACCCCCCTCGAGAGCTACGTTGTTGATGACGTCCTCGAAGACACCGCAGACGATGTGGCCGTCCTCGAGTCGGCCTCGTGGTCGTTCTATCACCTTGGATTCAACAGTCGGCGAGCGCCGTTTGGCAACCCGAACTTCCGGCGGGCGGTTGCGCGATTGATCGACAAAGAGTGGCTGGTCGAATCGGTCTTCGATGGTCACGCTCGCCCGATTGCGACGCCCGTGACCGACGAGTGGACGCCCGAGTCGCTCGCGTGGGATGGCAACGATCCGGAAACGCCGTTCGTCGGAACGGACGGCGAGATTGAGGCAAGCACCGCACGCACCCTGTTCGAGGACGCAGGCTTCAGCTACGATACAGATGGGAATCTGCGGGTGAGAGACTAA
- a CDS encoding RAD55 family ATPase codes for MYDLVDVLPDVEIDPGTNVLVAGPPMTGKRQIAYDILTSGASRGNGSIVVTTKDSADKVLEQFDEDVSLKDSTIGIVDCVTKQRGIGTVEDDPRIKYASSPVDMTGIGIKLSEFLQEFYETRGVTENRVLLHSVSTLLMYSDLQTVFRFLHVFTGRIQSADALGVYVIDSTAHDDQTMNTLKQLFDGIVEIQEGGAEPEIRTAGLTS; via the coding sequence ATGTATGACCTCGTAGATGTCCTCCCTGACGTCGAAATTGACCCAGGGACGAACGTGCTGGTCGCGGGCCCACCCATGACAGGCAAGCGCCAGATCGCGTACGATATCCTGACGAGCGGCGCATCCCGCGGCAACGGTTCCATCGTTGTAACGACGAAAGATAGTGCCGACAAAGTCCTCGAGCAATTCGATGAGGATGTCTCCCTCAAGGACTCGACAATCGGGATCGTCGACTGTGTGACGAAACAGCGCGGTATCGGCACTGTCGAAGACGATCCACGAATCAAGTACGCGTCCTCGCCGGTTGATATGACCGGTATCGGAATCAAACTCTCTGAGTTTCTTCAGGAGTTCTACGAGACGCGTGGTGTCACCGAGAATCGCGTGCTCTTGCATTCGGTGTCGACGCTGTTGATGTATTCGGACTTACAGACCGTCTTCCGGTTCTTGCACGTCTTTACCGGCCGGATTCAGAGTGCTGACGCACTTGGAGTGTACGTGATTGATTCGACGGCTCACGACGATCAGACGATGAACACACTCAAGCAGCTATTCGATGGCATCGTCGAGATTCAAGAGGGTGGCGCTGAACCAGAGATTCGGACGGCTGGACTCACGTCCTAA
- a CDS encoding PLP-dependent cysteine synthase family protein, which produces MTTHEQPLESVLETIGRTPLVRLQNSPAGVPVYAKLESFNPGASVKDRIGRYMLERMLERGDIDAGGTVVEPTAGNTGIGFAIAAEQLGLEAVFVVPERFSVEKQQLMSALGAQVINTPTADGMGGAIERAHDLADELENAVVPQQFSNPLNTEAHYETTAPEIYDALEGEVGAIVAGCGTAGTLMGLAEYAREQDPKTHIVAVEPDGSLYGSLVGDDREEANYKTEGIGTHDPATNDLFDPSLVDDIDAVADEDAHAELRRLAREEGHLVASSAGAASVAATRVAERIAAGDLETPHESVVTVFPDSSERYLSKGIYRSFEEWES; this is translated from the coding sequence ATGACGACCCACGAGCAGCCGTTGGAGTCGGTGCTCGAGACAATCGGCCGGACGCCCCTCGTTCGGCTCCAGAATTCTCCTGCAGGTGTTCCAGTCTACGCAAAACTCGAGTCGTTCAACCCGGGCGCGAGCGTGAAAGACCGCATCGGGCGATACATGCTCGAACGCATGCTCGAGCGCGGCGATATCGATGCGGGCGGCACCGTCGTCGAGCCAACGGCTGGGAACACGGGAATCGGGTTCGCCATTGCCGCCGAGCAACTTGGTCTCGAGGCCGTCTTCGTCGTCCCCGAGCGATTCAGCGTCGAAAAGCAACAGCTCATGTCGGCACTGGGCGCACAGGTCATCAACACGCCCACAGCGGACGGCATGGGTGGCGCAATCGAGCGGGCACACGACCTGGCTGACGAACTCGAGAACGCCGTCGTCCCACAGCAGTTCTCGAACCCACTGAATACCGAGGCCCACTACGAGACGACGGCCCCCGAAATCTACGACGCACTCGAGGGCGAGGTCGGGGCCATCGTCGCCGGGTGTGGCACTGCCGGGACGCTCATGGGACTCGCCGAGTACGCGAGAGAGCAGGACCCGAAGACGCATATCGTCGCTGTCGAACCCGACGGCTCGCTGTATGGCAGTCTGGTGGGCGACGACCGCGAGGAAGCCAACTACAAAACCGAAGGCATCGGGACGCACGACCCAGCGACAAACGACCTGTTCGACCCCTCGCTCGTCGACGACATCGATGCTGTTGCCGACGAGGACGCCCACGCAGAACTGCGCCGACTCGCCCGCGAGGAAGGCCACCTCGTCGCCTCGAGTGCCGGCGCTGCAAGCGTCGCCGCGACACGCGTTGCAGAGCGCATCGCTGCAGGCGACCTCGAGACACCACACGAGTCGGTCGTGACCGTCTTTCCGGACTCGAGCGAGCGGTATCTCTCGAAAGGAATCTATCGCTCGTTCGAAGAATGGGAGTCCTGA
- a CDS encoding CoA-binding protein, translated as MTESVTSDAEIRSILESETIAVVGCSSTPGKAAHDVPAYLHERGYDVIPVNPFADEIFGRSVPDSLVVVDDEIDVVCVFRPSEEVSDIVEQVLERDDVRAVWTQLGIRDETAAERVLESGREVVQDRCMKVEHRRLVA; from the coding sequence ATGACCGAGTCAGTAACCTCCGATGCTGAAATTCGTTCGATTCTCGAGTCCGAGACGATTGCCGTCGTCGGCTGTTCGAGTACGCCCGGGAAAGCCGCCCACGACGTGCCGGCGTATCTCCACGAGCGTGGCTACGACGTGATTCCGGTCAATCCGTTTGCGGACGAGATTTTCGGCCGCTCGGTTCCGGATTCACTTGTGGTAGTCGACGACGAGATCGACGTCGTCTGTGTGTTCCGTCCGAGTGAGGAGGTGAGCGACATCGTCGAACAGGTTCTCGAGCGCGACGATGTGAGGGCGGTCTGGACGCAGTTGGGGATTCGAGACGAGACGGCGGCCGAGCGGGTTCTCGAGTCGGGACGCGAGGTCGTACAGGATCGTTGCATGAAGGTCGAACATCGTAGACTCGTCGCCTGA
- a CDS encoding DUF5798 family protein encodes MGLGSTAKKIQGISDRAEAMYKQVQQLQQRIIGLEEEMDDTHETVKRIDHQLSDQRELLLAIADEHDLDGEEILADAAIDDAELDADNGDDSTDGDDTDDAEPASADAAE; translated from the coding sequence ATGGGACTTGGCAGCACTGCAAAGAAGATTCAGGGTATCTCCGACCGCGCCGAAGCGATGTACAAACAGGTCCAGCAACTCCAACAGCGGATCATCGGCCTCGAGGAGGAGATGGACGATACGCACGAGACAGTCAAGCGAATCGACCATCAACTCAGCGACCAGCGCGAACTCTTGCTCGCAATCGCCGACGAGCACGATCTCGACGGCGAGGAAATCCTCGCAGACGCCGCTATCGACGACGCAGAACTCGATGCCGACAATGGCGACGACAGTACCGACGGCGACGACACTGACGACGCCGAACCCGCGAGCGCAGACGCCGCGGAGTAA
- a CDS encoding YhbY family RNA-binding protein has translation MDKQDLSKQIHELDVTVWVGKSGIESVVDELNDQLSSTNLVKVKFLRAARAGSSTEEKAADLADHVNGEVVETRGHTAVIYR, from the coding sequence ATTGATAAACAGGACCTGTCGAAACAGATACACGAACTCGATGTAACCGTCTGGGTCGGTAAAAGCGGCATCGAATCTGTCGTCGACGAACTCAATGATCAACTCTCGAGTACGAATCTGGTGAAAGTCAAGTTCCTGCGAGCCGCTCGAGCGGGGAGTTCCACGGAGGAGAAAGCAGCCGACCTCGCTGATCACGTCAACGGTGAGGTCGTCGAAACGCGCGGCCACACCGCTGTTATCTATCGATGA
- a CDS encoding potassium channel family protein yields MALLQKRLVIYVASLLLLIGVYSLTYQWGMAVYEGESRTWYQALEVVVQSMTTAGYGQDAPWETLEMTALILLIQITGIAYIVVAIPQFVVPWLETLVQPTPPEQIDHLSEHVIIVGYTALCDTLVEELETSGTPYVILEGDENRAQELHEDDFQVLYGEPAAEETLEAAFLEDALAVVVDATEREQFRTVLAIEARDPDATVLPLVSDPADARYFRYAGVDEVLSPRHRLGKALGDRVRTVLSTDLTNLERGSAFDVAEFHVDPDADLFGDSLAATRRLEADGATILGAWVRGDFVTSLSDEVAVDENTALLVAGTDAELEAVGDHTSSIGRSYQASGDPVVVLGSELVGTTASGTLERAGLDHSVVNSTGEDAADEETLLEAGLKDANTCVVALEDDTATIVATLTARALNGDLEIIAGARTADTVDALRTAGADYVLALPNVAGRMITLRVFDREVMTLEEPLQLLEVDAPALVGETISTEAIAAETGCTVIALERDTEFHSAVDGVRFDADNQLVLTGTDEQISQFRERYGETSASDSR; encoded by the coding sequence GTGGCTCTACTCCAGAAGCGCCTCGTGATCTACGTCGCCTCGTTACTCCTCTTGATCGGCGTCTACTCGCTCACCTATCAGTGGGGGATGGCCGTCTACGAGGGCGAATCGCGCACGTGGTATCAGGCACTCGAGGTCGTCGTCCAATCGATGACGACAGCGGGCTACGGCCAGGACGCCCCCTGGGAAACCCTCGAGATGACCGCGCTCATCCTGTTGATCCAGATCACCGGCATCGCTTACATCGTCGTCGCGATTCCGCAGTTCGTCGTTCCCTGGCTCGAGACGCTGGTCCAGCCGACGCCCCCGGAACAGATCGACCACCTTTCGGAGCACGTCATCATTGTCGGCTACACCGCCCTCTGTGATACGCTCGTCGAGGAACTCGAGACCAGCGGGACGCCGTACGTCATTCTCGAGGGAGACGAAAATCGCGCACAGGAACTTCACGAGGACGACTTTCAGGTGCTGTACGGCGAGCCGGCAGCCGAGGAGACGCTCGAGGCTGCCTTCCTCGAGGACGCGCTCGCAGTCGTCGTGGACGCGACCGAGCGCGAGCAGTTTCGAACGGTACTGGCCATCGAAGCCCGCGACCCGGATGCAACGGTGTTGCCACTCGTCTCCGATCCGGCCGATGCCAGATACTTTCGGTACGCCGGCGTTGACGAGGTGTTGTCGCCGAGACATCGCCTCGGAAAGGCACTCGGCGACCGCGTTCGAACCGTCCTCAGTACCGATCTTACCAATCTCGAGCGTGGCTCGGCGTTCGATGTCGCGGAGTTTCACGTCGATCCCGACGCTGACCTCTTCGGTGACTCGCTCGCAGCGACTCGTCGACTCGAGGCCGACGGTGCGACGATCCTCGGGGCGTGGGTTCGTGGCGATTTCGTCACCTCGCTTTCGGACGAAGTCGCAGTCGACGAGAACACCGCTTTGCTCGTCGCTGGAACCGACGCAGAACTCGAGGCGGTCGGCGACCACACTAGTTCGATTGGCCGGTCGTATCAGGCAAGCGGCGATCCGGTCGTCGTCCTGGGTTCCGAACTGGTCGGGACGACTGCATCCGGGACGCTCGAGCGCGCTGGCTTAGACCACTCCGTCGTCAATTCGACGGGCGAAGACGCCGCCGACGAGGAGACACTTCTCGAGGCCGGACTCAAAGACGCCAACACGTGCGTTGTCGCACTCGAGGACGACACTGCGACGATTGTGGCGACGCTGACTGCCCGCGCACTCAACGGTGACCTCGAGATTATCGCTGGGGCGAGGACCGCTGATACCGTCGATGCCTTGCGCACAGCTGGTGCAGACTACGTCCTCGCGTTGCCAAACGTCGCCGGGCGGATGATTACGCTCCGGGTGTTCGACCGCGAGGTAATGACCTTAGAGGAGCCACTGCAACTGCTCGAGGTGGACGCACCCGCCCTCGTTGGCGAGACGATTTCGACGGAAGCGATTGCGGCAGAAACGGGCTGTACTGTCATCGCCCTCGAGCGCGATACCGAGTTTCACTCCGCAGTTGATGGTGTGCGCTTCGACGCGGACAATCAGCTGGTTCTTACAGGGACCGACGAACAGATCAGTCAGTTTCGAGAGCGATACGGCGAGACGTCTGCAAGTGACTCTCGTTGA
- a CDS encoding ribonuclease P protein component 4 → MTIAAERIERLHDLAKAAAADGDDDRARYYVRLARRVAERNRLTLPRAFRRFTCDRCDVYLRPGKNARVRLQDGHVVITCDCGAHARYPYDN, encoded by the coding sequence ATGACGATTGCCGCCGAGCGGATCGAACGCCTTCATGACCTCGCGAAAGCGGCAGCAGCAGACGGTGACGACGACCGAGCGCGGTACTACGTTCGACTCGCCCGGCGTGTCGCAGAGCGAAATCGGCTCACACTGCCTCGAGCGTTTCGACGCTTTACCTGTGATCGCTGTGACGTGTACCTCCGTCCCGGAAAAAACGCCCGCGTCAGACTGCAAGACGGTCACGTCGTCATCACCTGTGACTGTGGTGCGCACGCTCGGTACCCATACGATAACTGA
- a CDS encoding DUF2270 domain-containing protein, protein MAEESEFDPEADEQKEIGREMVDESTGLGSVAAHLYRGEMERTVGWRDRLDTTTNWAVTVMSAIVAYAFSGEVSHAVILAGIMMGTVFLFIEARRFRDYDMWRSRVRVLQENLFANALDPSQGVEHDAWRAELSRDYREPSPKISYRGAFSHRLRRVYLPLLGVMGLAWIFHLWAFNPDDPFLESAALPGINGVLVVGIVGGYYAVLVVLAVPLSSKERGESGGADHGDIE, encoded by the coding sequence ATGGCTGAGGAGTCGGAGTTCGATCCTGAGGCAGACGAACAAAAAGAGATCGGTCGCGAGATGGTCGATGAGAGCACCGGCCTCGGCTCCGTCGCGGCTCACCTGTATCGCGGCGAGATGGAACGAACCGTCGGCTGGCGGGATCGACTCGACACGACGACCAACTGGGCGGTAACGGTGATGTCCGCCATCGTTGCCTATGCCTTCTCTGGTGAGGTCTCCCACGCAGTGATCCTCGCTGGCATCATGATGGGAACCGTCTTCCTGTTCATTGAGGCCCGACGATTTCGCGATTACGACATGTGGCGGTCGCGCGTCCGGGTGCTTCAGGAGAATCTCTTCGCGAATGCGCTTGATCCCTCCCAGGGCGTCGAACACGACGCCTGGCGTGCGGAATTGAGTCGCGACTATCGCGAGCCCTCACCCAAAATCAGCTACCGCGGCGCGTTCAGCCACCGGTTGCGTCGCGTCTACTTGCCCTTGCTGGGAGTGATGGGGCTCGCGTGGATTTTTCACCTCTGGGCGTTCAACCCGGACGATCCCTTCCTCGAGAGCGCTGCCTTGCCAGGGATCAATGGCGTCCTCGTGGTTGGTATCGTGGGAGGCTATTACGCGGTCTTGGTCGTCCTCGCCGTCCCACTGAGTTCGAAAGAGCGCGGCGAATCCGGTGGCGCGGACCACGGCGATATCGAGTGA
- a CDS encoding DUF7511 domain-containing protein, with translation MTVHDTPVPDESGDEPLELLTDDAECWTAVPTDATGEDRVTRWLSVEGELLCDLEEWR, from the coding sequence ATGACGGTACACGACACCCCCGTGCCGGACGAGTCTGGTGATGAACCGCTCGAGTTGCTGACTGACGATGCGGAGTGTTGGACGGCTGTGCCAACTGATGCGACGGGTGAAGACCGGGTGACGAGGTGGCTCTCCGTTGAGGGTGAGCTACTCTGTGACCTCGAGGAGTGGCGATAA